From the Scatophagus argus isolate fScaArg1 chromosome 21, fScaArg1.pri, whole genome shotgun sequence genome, one window contains:
- the foxk2a gene encoding forkhead box protein K2: protein MAVVSGMSGSAVARLEGREFEYLMKKRSVTIGRNSSQGSVDVSMGHSSFISRRHLEIFTAGEDGTGTGEFYLRCLGKNGVFVDGVFQRRGAPPLQLPRMCCFRFPSTSIKITFTALSNDKKEPRNVPESPVKPVQPQISPLTINIPDNIAHLMSPLPSPTGTISAANSCPSSPRGAGLSSYRTGRVLASDLIGDNSQSENDKEASGEDSPKDDSKPPYSYAQLIVQAITMAPDKQLTLNGIYTHITKNYPYYRTADKGWQNSIRHNLSLNRYFIKVARSQEEPGKGSFWRIDPASEGKLIEQAFRKRRPRGVPCFRTPVGPLSSRSAPASPNHTGALSAHSSGVQTPDSLSREGSPVPMEPEPTPPPAPTQTATVQPKLAVIQEARFAQNSPGSPLNNQPVLIAVQRQMPQTTMKPVTYAMATPAIVTTTVSSAPVMQTVHVVHQIPAVTMATVAGQPTATVSTEPQENGGGEHKEIKVKVEPVPSITASSIGGVSRIIQSSQAAPLTTVTIVQQGPLGQHQLPIKAITQNGTHLVPIGTAASTAVANPLHLLAAHASASASLPTKRQNGELQDQPESKRVKTEEEEEGGAAAAAAANNNNGTTDRAGEGGVSEQVGDK from the exons ATGGCGGTGGTAAGCGGGATGTCGGGGTCGGCTGTAGCCCGGCTGGAGGGCCGAGAATTCGAGTATCTGATGAAGAAAAGGTCGGTCACCATCGGCCGGAACTCCTCGCAGGGTTCGGTGGACGTTAGCATGGGACACTCCAGCTTTATCTCCCGGCGGCACCTCGAAATATTTACCGCGGGAGAAGATGGCACTGGCACAGGGGAATTCTATCTCCGATGCCTCGGAAAAAACGGCGTGTTTGTTGATGGGGTGTTCCAGAGAAGAGGGGCTCCACCTCTACAGCTTCCACGAAT GTGTTGTTTCCGGTTCCCCAGCACCAGTATAAAGATCACGTTCACAGCCTTGTCCAATGACAAGAAGGAGCCAAGGAACGTGCCGGAATCACCGGTCAAACCCGTCCAACCCCAGATTTCCCCTCTGACCATCAACATTCCTGACAACATTGCCCACCTCATGAGCCCACTGCCTTCACCTACTGGAACCATCAG TGCGGCAAACTCCTGTCCATCAAGTCCGCGGGGGGCAGGACTCTCCAGCTACAGGACAGGCCGTGTTCTGGCTTCTGACCTAATAGGAGACAACTCCCaatcagaaaatgacaaagaagcCTCAGGTGAAGATAGCCCAAAG gaTGACTCCAAACCTCCATATTCATATGCACAACTAATAGTCCAAGCTATCACCATGGCCCCGGATAAACAGCTTACCCTGAATGGAATATACACCCACATCACCAAGAACTACCCCTACTACAGAACAGCTGATAAAGGCTGGCAG aattCGATCCGTCACAACCTGTCCCTGAATCGGTACTTCATCAAAGTGGCCCGTTCTCAGGAGGAGCCGGGCAAAGGCTCCTTCTGGAGGATCGACCCCGCCTCCGAGGGCAAGCTGATAGAACAAGCCTTTAGGAAGCGCAGGCCCAGGGGAGTGCCCTGCTTTAGGACCCCTGTGGGACCGCTCTCCTCCAG GAGTGCTCCAGCTTCTCCTAACCACACGGGGGCACTGTCTGCCCACTCCAGTGGGGTCCAGACCCCAGACAGCCTGTCCAGAGAGGGTTCCCCGGTCCCCATGGAGCCAGAGCCAACCCCACCACCAGCCCCCACCCAAACCGCTACAGTCCAGCCCAAACTCGCTGTCATCCAAGAGGCCCGCTTTGCACAGAACTCCCctg GCTCCCCCCTCAACAACCAGCCAGTATTGATCGCTGTGCAGCGCCAGATGCCTCAAACGACCATGAAGCCTGTGACCTACGCCATGGCTACACCAGCCATAGTAACGACGACAGTTAGCTCCGCCCCAGTCATGCAGACAGTGCACGTCGTCCACCAGATCCCAGCCGTCACTATGGCGACTGTTGCCGGACAGCCCACTGCTACAGTGAGCACAGAACCTCAGGAGAACGGAGGTGGAGAACACAAAGAGATCAAAG TCAAAGTGGAGCCAGTCCCGTCCATCACGGCCTCGTCTATAGGTGGAGTCAGTCGCATCATCCAGAGCTCTCAGGCTGCTCCTCTGACAACAGTTACCATCGTGCAACAAGGCCCTCTCGGTCAGCACCAGCTCCCCATAAAGGCCATCACACAAAATGGGACCCATCTGGTCCCCATCGGTACTGCTGCGagcacag CCGTTGCGAACCCTCTTCACCTCCTGGCGGCCCACGCCTCGGCCTCGGCGTCCCTCCCTACCAAGAGGCAGAATGGAGAACTGCAAGACCAACCCGAATCAAAGAGGGTGAAaacggaggaggaagaggagggtggagcagcagcagcagccgctgccaacaacaacaacggcacCACGGACAGAGCCGGAGAAGGAGGGGTCAGTGAACAGGTCGGTGACAAGTAG